Proteins encoded by one window of Akkermansia muciniphila ATCC BAA-835:
- a CDS encoding TIM-barrel domain-containing protein — MGNSIDHGMFRKSVLLAFGLSISFSGFALAASEEPVSEQQAQAVEGARKINPAAVEVLLDNNRRMTLDFYGDNVFRIFRDDRGGIIRDPKAEPEARILADSPRRPVSRLDVDQQGDAVVITTGKVRIEINKKTSLFKVINLKDHSVVVEQASPVLFGKGKTSFSLKAKPDEYFYGGGVQNGRFSHKGKVISIENQNSWTDGGVASPTPFYWSTGGYGVMWHTFKKGQYDFGSREENLVNLSHDENYLDVFFMVSDGPVSLLRDFYQLTGAPVLLPKFAFYQGHLNAYNRDYWKEDEKGILFEDGKRYKESQKDNGGIKESLNGELNNYQFSGRAVVDRYKAHDMPLGWLLPNDGYGAGYGQTDTLDGNIANLKSLADYARKNGVEIGLWTQSDLHPKPEISALLQRDIVKEVRDAGVRVLKTDVAWVGAGYSFGLNGITDVAQIMTYYGNNSRPFIISLDGWAGTQRYAGIWSGDQTGGVWEYIRFHIPTYIGSGLSGQPNICSDMDGIFGGKNPLVNVRDFQWKTFTPMELNMDGWGANEKYPHAFGEPYTSINRWYLKLKSELLPYAYSIAEESVSGLPMIRAMFLEYPNPYTLGKATQYQFLYGPYFLVAPVYQETRADKEGNDVRHGIYLPEGQWIDYFTGDLYEGGKIYNDVDAPLWKLPVFVKNGAIIPMANPSNNVSEINPNLRIYELYPHGSTSFATYDDDGVTEEYRTGRGVRTLVESRVDGKNNVTVTVHPAVGDFDGFQKKKATEFRINVTQKPSGVSAKIGGNSINLAEANSLEDFKSRENVYFYDRAPNLNRFATKGSDFEKKVIAGNPQLLVKLAAADITAAPTVLSVKGFRFEPAEKYRLSSGALTAPANAAVTEENAAAYTLKPTWDAVPNADFYEIEFGGMLYTTIKGTEFLFEDLEAETPYSFKVRAANRDGHSAWTAVSAKTKANPLEFAIPGIEGETSVENQGSSLAKLFDFKEKDVWHTKHDAKAVPFDLVMDLKTINRLEKFHYVPREDGGNGTLLKGAVYYGMDRENWTKAGTFQWDKNGDVKIFGFKDAPTARYIKLHVTESAGDYGSGREIYVFKVPGTESYLPGDINNDGKIDRNDLTSYINYTGLRKGDSDFEGYISNGDINKNGLIDAYDISVVATQLEDEADQPQEEADKKDEEEDKAGGDDEKKKSAEEAKKKVRVDGTLLLSADKKRYSRGDAVKVSVKGRNLRLVNALSFALPYDPKDLEFVGVEVKNMKNMENLTNDRLHTNGTKALYPTFVNIGDKEPVEGTSELFVLKFKARRDMKFQPKLTDGMVVDKKLNTKKL; from the coding sequence ATGGGAAACTCAATAGACCATGGCATGTTCCGGAAGTCCGTCCTGCTGGCTTTCGGATTGTCCATTTCCTTCTCGGGCTTCGCGCTTGCCGCATCGGAAGAACCGGTTTCGGAGCAACAGGCCCAGGCCGTTGAAGGCGCCAGAAAAATCAATCCTGCCGCCGTGGAAGTGTTGCTTGACAACAACCGCCGGATGACGCTCGATTTTTACGGAGACAATGTTTTCCGGATTTTCCGGGATGACAGAGGCGGTATTATCCGAGATCCCAAGGCGGAACCGGAAGCCCGCATTCTGGCGGACAGTCCCCGGAGGCCGGTTTCCCGGCTGGATGTGGACCAGCAGGGCGATGCGGTTGTCATCACTACGGGGAAGGTCAGGATTGAGATAAATAAAAAGACCTCTCTTTTCAAGGTGATCAATCTGAAGGATCATTCCGTGGTGGTGGAGCAGGCGTCCCCCGTGCTTTTTGGAAAGGGCAAAACCAGCTTTTCCCTGAAGGCGAAGCCGGACGAATATTTTTACGGCGGCGGCGTACAGAACGGCCGTTTTTCCCACAAGGGAAAGGTCATTTCCATAGAAAACCAGAACAGCTGGACGGATGGCGGCGTGGCTTCCCCCACTCCCTTTTACTGGTCCACCGGCGGGTACGGCGTCATGTGGCATACCTTCAAGAAAGGGCAGTATGATTTCGGTTCCAGGGAAGAGAATCTGGTGAACCTCTCGCATGATGAAAATTATCTGGATGTCTTTTTCATGGTCAGCGACGGGCCGGTCAGCCTTTTGAGGGATTTCTACCAGCTTACTGGCGCTCCCGTTCTGCTGCCCAAGTTCGCCTTTTACCAGGGCCACCTGAACGCCTATAACCGGGATTACTGGAAGGAAGATGAAAAAGGCATCCTGTTTGAGGACGGGAAACGGTACAAGGAAAGCCAGAAGGATAACGGAGGCATTAAGGAATCCCTGAACGGGGAATTGAATAATTACCAGTTTTCCGGCCGCGCCGTCGTGGACCGTTACAAGGCCCATGACATGCCGCTGGGATGGCTTCTGCCGAACGACGGCTACGGAGCCGGGTACGGCCAGACGGATACCCTGGACGGCAATATTGCGAATTTGAAGAGCCTGGCGGACTACGCCAGGAAAAACGGCGTGGAAATCGGTTTGTGGACCCAGTCCGACCTGCATCCCAAGCCGGAAATCAGCGCTTTGCTCCAGCGCGATATCGTGAAGGAAGTGCGGGACGCCGGAGTGCGCGTGCTGAAGACGGACGTCGCCTGGGTAGGCGCGGGCTATTCCTTCGGTCTGAACGGTATTACGGACGTAGCCCAGATCATGACTTACTACGGGAATAACAGCCGCCCGTTCATTATTTCCCTGGACGGCTGGGCCGGAACCCAGCGGTATGCCGGCATTTGGTCGGGCGACCAGACGGGCGGCGTCTGGGAGTATATCCGTTTCCATATTCCCACCTACATCGGCTCCGGCCTTTCCGGGCAGCCCAATATCTGTTCGGACATGGACGGCATTTTCGGCGGAAAGAACCCGTTGGTGAACGTCCGCGATTTCCAGTGGAAAACGTTCACCCCCATGGAACTGAACATGGACGGCTGGGGAGCCAATGAGAAGTATCCCCATGCCTTCGGGGAACCTTACACCTCCATCAACCGATGGTACCTCAAGCTCAAGTCGGAACTGCTTCCGTACGCTTACAGCATTGCGGAGGAATCAGTTTCCGGCCTGCCCATGATCCGGGCCATGTTCCTGGAATATCCCAATCCCTACACGCTGGGGAAAGCGACGCAGTACCAGTTCCTCTACGGCCCTTACTTCCTGGTGGCACCCGTTTACCAGGAAACCAGGGCGGATAAGGAGGGGAATGACGTCCGCCATGGCATTTACCTGCCGGAAGGGCAGTGGATTGATTATTTCACCGGGGATTTGTATGAGGGCGGCAAGATTTACAATGATGTTGACGCTCCTTTGTGGAAGCTGCCCGTGTTCGTTAAAAACGGCGCGATCATCCCTATGGCGAACCCGAGCAACAATGTCTCGGAAATCAATCCCAATCTGCGCATTTACGAACTTTATCCGCACGGCAGCACCTCCTTTGCCACGTATGACGACGATGGCGTGACGGAGGAATACAGAACCGGCAGGGGCGTCCGCACTCTGGTGGAGTCCAGGGTGGACGGCAAAAACAACGTGACCGTTACTGTTCATCCGGCGGTGGGGGATTTCGACGGCTTCCAGAAAAAGAAGGCCACGGAATTCCGCATCAATGTGACGCAGAAGCCGTCCGGGGTTTCCGCCAAAATCGGGGGAAACAGCATCAACCTGGCGGAAGCGAATTCCCTGGAGGATTTCAAATCCAGGGAGAATGTTTATTTTTATGACCGGGCTCCCAACCTGAACAGGTTCGCAACGAAAGGCAGCGATTTTGAAAAAAAGGTGATCGCCGGGAATCCGCAATTGCTGGTGAAGCTGGCCGCAGCAGATATCACGGCGGCCCCTACGGTGCTTTCCGTGAAAGGGTTCCGGTTTGAACCGGCTGAAAAGTACCGCCTTTCTTCCGGAGCCCTGACCGCTCCCGCCAATGCTGCGGTGACGGAGGAAAATGCGGCGGCCTATACCCTGAAGCCCACGTGGGACGCCGTCCCGAACGCCGATTTTTATGAAATCGAGTTTGGAGGAATGCTGTACACCACCATCAAGGGAACGGAATTCCTGTTTGAGGATTTGGAGGCCGAGACTCCTTATTCCTTCAAGGTGCGGGCCGCCAACCGGGACGGCCATTCCGCGTGGACGGCCGTCAGCGCGAAGACGAAAGCCAATCCGCTTGAGTTCGCCATTCCGGGAATCGAAGGTGAAACGAGCGTGGAAAACCAGGGCAGCTCCCTGGCGAAGCTGTTTGATTTCAAGGAAAAGGATGTGTGGCACACGAAGCATGATGCGAAGGCTGTTCCGTTTGACCTGGTCATGGACCTGAAAACGATTAACAGGCTTGAGAAGTTTCATTACGTTCCCCGCGAGGACGGCGGCAACGGAACGCTGCTGAAAGGCGCTGTTTATTACGGCATGGACCGGGAGAACTGGACGAAGGCAGGAACGTTCCAGTGGGATAAAAATGGAGACGTGAAGATATTCGGCTTCAAGGATGCTCCCACGGCGCGCTATATCAAGCTTCATGTCACGGAAAGCGCGGGTGATTACGGCTCCGGCAGGGAAATCTACGTTTTCAAGGTTCCGGGTACGGAAAGCTATTTGCCGGGCGATATCAACAACGACGGCAAGATTGACCGGAATGACCTGACTTCCTACATCAACTATACGGGCCTGCGGAAAGGCGATTCCGACTTTGAAGGCTACATCAGTAACGGGGACATCAACAAGAATGGCCTTATTGACGCTTACGATATTTCCGTGGTAGCCACCCAGCTGGAAGACGAAGCCGACCAGCCGCAGGAAGAAGCCGACAAGAAAGATGAGGAAGAGGATAAGGCGGGAGGGGACGACGAGAAGAAAAAATCCGCCGAGGAGGCAAAGAAGAAAGTCCGCGTGGACGGAACGCTTTTGCTTAGTGCGGATAAGAAAAGGTATTCCAGGGGAGATGCCGTCAAGGTGTCCGTGAAGGGCCGGAACCTCCGGCTGGTGAATGCCCTGAGCTTCGCTCTTCCGTATGACCCCAAGGATTTGGAATTCGTGGGCGTGGAGGTGAAGAACATGAAGAACATGGAGAACCTGACGAACGACAGGCTTCATACGAACGGGACCAAGGCCCTGTACCCCACCTTCGTCAACATCGGAGACAAAGAGCCTGTGGAAGGAACCTCCGAACTGTTTGTGCTGAAATTCAAGGCTCGTCGCGATATGAAGTTCCAGCCGAAGCTCACGGACGGCATGGTGGTGGATAAAAAGCTGAACACCAAAAAATTGTAA
- a CDS encoding DUF2589 domain-containing protein yields the protein MAIDRSAAEAATSSLQSLPFGNIIGGPLVACVEAQAQAARTSWEFIQNVGLYADGEEKKTVNVSFQFIKDGRMAQITVPLLTIVPIPYIAINSIDINFKANISASAASTETENSSSSVDTSVSASARCFWARGSMNASYSSKKDSSATRDSKYSVEYTMDVAVHAGQDSMPAGMAKVLEMLNNSISVVSPEGFLDVQHAIQDDGTVKLITSYKNREGLFDPEAITLRIGEATEIFENGAGNEARIVKTDSGKEYTLSREDARNCTVSAGELKRKVAVGA from the coding sequence ATGGCAATTGACAGATCAGCAGCAGAAGCGGCGACTTCCTCCCTGCAGTCGCTGCCTTTCGGCAACATCATCGGCGGTCCCCTGGTCGCCTGTGTGGAAGCACAGGCCCAGGCGGCCCGGACTTCCTGGGAATTCATCCAGAACGTGGGCCTGTACGCGGATGGGGAAGAGAAGAAGACGGTGAACGTTTCCTTCCAGTTCATCAAGGACGGCCGCATGGCTCAGATTACGGTTCCCCTTCTGACCATCGTCCCCATTCCCTATATCGCCATTAACTCCATCGACATCAATTTCAAGGCGAATATCAGCGCGTCCGCCGCCAGTACGGAGACGGAAAATTCCTCCAGTTCCGTAGACACCAGCGTTTCCGCCTCTGCAAGGTGCTTTTGGGCGCGCGGCAGCATGAATGCCAGCTATTCCAGCAAAAAGGACTCCTCTGCGACCAGGGATTCCAAATACAGCGTGGAATACACCATGGACGTAGCCGTCCATGCCGGACAGGACAGTATGCCTGCCGGGATGGCCAAGGTGCTGGAGATGCTGAACAATAGCATTTCCGTCGTTTCTCCGGAAGGGTTCCTGGACGTGCAGCATGCCATCCAGGACGACGGAACCGTGAAATTGATAACCTCCTACAAAAACAGGGAGGGGCTGTTTGACCCGGAAGCCATCACCCTGCGGATAGGCGAAGCGACGGAAATATTTGAAAACGGTGCGGGGAATGAAGCCAGGATTGTGAAAACGGATTCCGGCAAGGAATACACACTTTCCAGGGAAGACGCCAGAAACTGCACGGTGAGCGCTGGAGAACTCAAGAGGAAGGTGGCTGTAGGCGCCTGA
- a CDS encoding LytR/AlgR family response regulator transcription factor, with the protein MTVQFIKVTKKDRVCYAPVPEPLEEGDKLEIMEMKDEALFPPAGKNARISLSRNPMVFVKMNDGFQRILMKNILYVEAGGSYCTLHVHGMPAILVSAPLARVSEHLDGEYFIRVHRSYLVNKLHIESIAGNFLQVGVVAIPISKFMKKKVLGSLNMLSFSK; encoded by the coding sequence ATGACCGTTCAATTTATTAAAGTCACTAAAAAAGATAGGGTCTGCTATGCTCCGGTGCCGGAGCCGTTGGAAGAGGGGGATAAGCTGGAAATCATGGAAATGAAGGATGAAGCCCTTTTCCCGCCGGCAGGGAAAAACGCAAGGATTTCCCTATCCAGGAATCCCATGGTATTCGTGAAAATGAATGACGGATTCCAGCGCATCCTGATGAAGAATATCCTGTATGTGGAGGCGGGCGGAAGTTATTGCACGCTGCACGTGCACGGCATGCCGGCTATCCTGGTATCCGCTCCGCTGGCGCGGGTATCCGAGCATCTGGATGGGGAATATTTTATCCGCGTGCACCGTTCCTACCTGGTTAACAAGCTGCATATAGAATCCATTGCGGGCAACTTCCTCCAGGTGGGCGTCGTTGCCATTCCCATCAGCAAATTCATGAAGAAAAAAGTGCTGGGCAGTTTGAACATGCTGTCGTTTTCCAAATAA
- a CDS encoding 4Fe-4S binding protein yields the protein MAFFSFSRRGWLRRSVTFLLQVSLLFWGAEAWRLARLWMMEGGPFLFWTSIPAAALLLHAAAILWRRRGEKNLPVPELARSRVFSVSVLLLFLLDALVPFRLLMGERILPWQGANGLAILLLAWWGGYCAEGLLNPQTSPRRRQVMWTVFASAFFLQFLLGVTVAPSLLMTGKLHIPVPFMMISGPVYREEGFFMLALFSVSVLMAGSSWCSHLCYFGVWDCLAAASSRRKGHPVPGGKKACDWRWFSLAAAVGIPLLLSVWGVPLGYALAAAFAVALTAPFAWKRSSENGVREYCSRFCPMGLAASLLGRLSPWRMRVRETCTGCMRCASACRDLAISRGGGACRISRRCTLCRDCISRCPHGALSLGMAGPFSSVPSVRADMYFVTLVSVMHVVFLATARI from the coding sequence TTGGCGTTTTTTTCATTTTCCCGTCGCGGCTGGCTTCGCAGGAGCGTCACGTTTCTGCTGCAGGTTTCCCTGCTTTTCTGGGGGGCGGAAGCCTGGCGTCTGGCCAGGCTGTGGATGATGGAAGGGGGGCCTTTCCTGTTCTGGACTTCCATTCCGGCTGCCGCGCTGTTGCTTCATGCGGCGGCCATTCTATGGCGGAGGCGCGGAGAAAAGAATTTGCCCGTCCCGGAGCTGGCCCGCAGCCGCGTATTTTCCGTTTCCGTATTGCTTCTGTTTTTGCTGGATGCGCTGGTTCCTTTCCGTTTGCTGATGGGGGAGCGCATCTTGCCGTGGCAGGGGGCTAATGGGCTGGCGATTCTTCTCCTGGCCTGGTGGGGCGGCTATTGCGCGGAAGGTTTGTTGAATCCGCAGACGTCTCCGCGCAGGCGGCAGGTGATGTGGACCGTGTTTGCCTCCGCTTTTTTTCTCCAGTTTCTGCTGGGAGTGACGGTGGCTCCCTCCCTGTTGATGACGGGGAAGCTCCATATTCCCGTGCCGTTTATGATGATTTCCGGCCCGGTTTATCGGGAAGAAGGTTTTTTCATGCTGGCATTGTTCAGCGTATCCGTCCTTATGGCCGGGAGTTCCTGGTGCAGCCATTTGTGCTACTTCGGGGTGTGGGACTGCCTGGCCGCCGCTTCTTCCCGCAGGAAGGGGCATCCGGTGCCGGGTGGGAAAAAAGCCTGTGACTGGAGGTGGTTTTCCCTTGCCGCGGCAGTAGGGATTCCCCTCCTTTTGTCCGTGTGGGGCGTTCCGCTGGGGTATGCCCTGGCGGCGGCGTTCGCCGTAGCTCTCACGGCTCCATTTGCCTGGAAGAGAAGTTCCGAAAACGGTGTGCGGGAATATTGCAGCAGGTTCTGCCCCATGGGGCTGGCCGCCAGTTTGCTGGGCAGGCTGTCCCCGTGGCGCATGCGCGTCAGGGAGACATGCACCGGGTGCATGCGGTGCGCCTCCGCCTGCCGTGATCTCGCCATCTCGCGCGGGGGCGGGGCCTGCCGCATTTCCCGGCGCTGCACCTTGTGCCGCGACTGTATTTCCCGGTGTCCGCATGGCGCTTTGAGCCTCGGCATGGCCGGCCCCTTTTCCTCTGTGCCGTCCGTGCGGGCGGATATGTATTTTGTAACGCTGGTTTCCGTCATGCATGTGGTCTTCCTGGCCACGGCTCGAATCTGA